From a region of the Sminthopsis crassicaudata isolate SCR6 chromosome 6, ASM4859323v1, whole genome shotgun sequence genome:
- the GUF1 gene encoding translation factor GUF1, mitochondrial isoform X1, translated as MLALVGAGPRPRWAWAARAALSVTCGAWPSLQRPGEARAFRVTPSRSSSASERVERLDMSKFPVENIRNFGIIAHVDHGKSTLADRLLELTGTIAKTDHNKQVLDKLQVERERGITVKAQTASLFYNYGGKLYLLNLIDTPGHVDFNYEVSRSLSACQGVLLVVDANEGIQAQTVANFFLAFEAQLSIIPVINKIDLKNADPERVEKQIEKMFDIPGSECIKISAKLGTNTEKVLQAVIERIAPPKVNRKNPLKALVFDSNFDQYRGVIANVALFDGVVSKGDKIVSAHTQKTYEVNEVGILSPDEQLTQKLYAGQVGYLIAGMKDVTEAQIGDTLYLHKQPVEPLPGFKSAKPMVFAGMYPIDQSEYNNLKSAIEKLTLNDSSVTVHRDSSLALGAGWRLGFLGLLHMEVFNQRLEQEYNASVILTTPTVPYKAILSSAKLIKEYREKEITIINPSQFPDKSKVTEYLEPIVLGTIITPNEYTGKIMTLCLTRRAVQKDMVFIDQNRVMLKYLFPLNEIVVDFYDSLKSLSSGYASFDYEDAGYQTADLVKMDILLNGNPVEELVTIAHKEKAYPIGKTICERLKDTIPRQLFEIAIQAAVGSKIIARETVKPYRKNVLAKCYGGDITRKMKLLKRQAEGKKRMRKVGNVEVPKDAFIKVLKRQPDK; from the exons ATGCTGGCCCTCGTCGGAGCCGGCCCGAGGCCCCGCTGGGCTTGGGCGGCGCGGGCCGCCCTGTCGGTGACTTGCGGGGCCTGGCCCTCCCTTCAGCGTCCGGGAGAAGCCCGCGCCTTCCGGGTGACCCCCTCCCGGTCCTCTAGCGCCTCGGAGCGGGTG GAAAGACTGGATATGTCCAAATTTCCTGTTGAAAATATTAGGAATTTTGGCATCATTGCCCACGTGGATCATGGCAAAAGTACTCTAGCTGACAGGCTTCTGGAACTCACAG gTACAATTGCCAAAACTGATCATAATAAACAAGTACTTGATAAACTCCAAGTGGAACGGGAAAGAGGAATCACTGTTAAAGCACAGACGGcatctcttttttataattatggAGGAAAACTGTACCTTTTAAACCTCATTGATACACCA ggtCATGTTGACTTTAATTATGAAGTATCAAGATCACTCTCTGCTTGTCAAGGTGTTTTACTTGTGGTAGATGCAAATGAG GGTATTCAAGCTCAAACTGTAGCAAATTTCTTTCTGGCCTTTGAAGCACAGCTCTCAATAATCCCTGTTATAAACAAG aTTGATCTGAAGAATGCTGATCCTGAAAGGgttgaaaaacaaatagaaaagatgtTTGACATTCCTGGTAGTGAATGTATTAAG atTTCTGCTAAATTAGGAACAAATACAGAAAAGGTTCTTCAGGCTGTCATTGAAAGAATAGCCCC aCCAAAAGTGAATCGAAAAAATCCCCTGAAGGCTTTAGTGTTTGATTCCAACTTTGACCAGTACAGAGGAGTGATAGCTAATGTAGCACTGTTTGATGGAGTAGTTTCCAAAGGAGATAAGATTGTGTCTGCTCATACACAAAAGACTTATGAAGTTAATGAAGTTGGAATTCTGAGCCCAGATGAACAGTTAACTCAGAAACT atatgcAGGACAGGTGGGCTATCTGATTGCTGGGATGAAAGATGTCACTGAAGCTCAAATAGGAGATACATTATACTTACATAAACAACCAGTGGAACCCTTGCCTGGGTTTAAATCAGCGAAACCAATGGTTTTTGCAG GAATGTACCCCATCGATCAGTCTGAATATAATAATCTGAAAAGTGCCATAGAAAAACTGACATTAAATGATTCCAGTGTGACAGTACATCGGGATAGTAGCCTTGCCTTGGGTGCTGGTTGGAG gtTGGGATTTCTTGGCCTCCTACATATGGAAGTTTTTAATCAACGATTGGAACAAGAATATAATGCTTCTGTTATTTTGACTACACCTACTGTCCCTTATAAAGCTATTCTTTCATCAGCAAAGTTAATAAAG gaatacagagaaaaggaaattacaatCATCAACCCCTCCCAGTTTCCTGATAAATCAAAAGTAACAGAATATCTGGAGCCAATTGTTTTGGGTACCATTATAACACCGAATGAAtacacaggaaaaataatgacacTTTGCCTG ACTCGAAGGGCAGTTCAAAAAGATATGGTTTTCATTGATCAGAATCGAGTTATGCTTAAATACCTCTTCCCTTTGAATGAGATTGTGGTGGATTTTTATGATTCCTTAAAATCTCTTTCATCTGGATATGCTAG TTTTGATTATGAAGATGCTGGATATCAAACTGCAGACCTTGTAAAAATGGATATTCTATTAAATGGCAATCCTGTAGAAGAGTTGGTAACAATTGCACACAA AGAAAAGGCATATCCTATTGGAAAGACTATATGTGAAAGGCTGAAGGATACAATTCCTAGACAGCTATTTGAAATAGCTATTCAGGCAGCTGTTGGAAGTAAAATCATTGCCAGAGAAAC tGTAAAACCGTACAGGAAAAACGTCTTAGCAAAATGT TATGGTGGAGATATCACTCGAAAAATGAAACTCTTAAAACGACaagcagaaggaaagaaaagaatgagaaaagttgGCAATGTTGAAGTTCCAAAGGATGCTTTTATAAAAGTTCTAAAGAGACAACCTGATAAATGA
- the GUF1 gene encoding translation factor GUF1, mitochondrial isoform X2, which translates to MFDIPGSECIKISAKLGTNTEKVLQAVIERIAPPKVNRKNPLKALVFDSNFDQYRGVIANVALFDGVVSKGDKIVSAHTQKTYEVNEVGILSPDEQLTQKLYAGQVGYLIAGMKDVTEAQIGDTLYLHKQPVEPLPGFKSAKPMVFAGMYPIDQSEYNNLKSAIEKLTLNDSSVTVHRDSSLALGAGWRLGFLGLLHMEVFNQRLEQEYNASVILTTPTVPYKAILSSAKLIKEYREKEITIINPSQFPDKSKVTEYLEPIVLGTIITPNEYTGKIMTLCLTRRAVQKDMVFIDQNRVMLKYLFPLNEIVVDFYDSLKSLSSGYASFDYEDAGYQTADLVKMDILLNGNPVEELVTIAHKEKAYPIGKTICERLKDTIPRQLFEIAIQAAVGSKIIARETVKPYRKNVLAKCYGGDITRKMKLLKRQAEGKKRMRKVGNVEVPKDAFIKVLKRQPDK; encoded by the exons atgtTTGACATTCCTGGTAGTGAATGTATTAAG atTTCTGCTAAATTAGGAACAAATACAGAAAAGGTTCTTCAGGCTGTCATTGAAAGAATAGCCCC aCCAAAAGTGAATCGAAAAAATCCCCTGAAGGCTTTAGTGTTTGATTCCAACTTTGACCAGTACAGAGGAGTGATAGCTAATGTAGCACTGTTTGATGGAGTAGTTTCCAAAGGAGATAAGATTGTGTCTGCTCATACACAAAAGACTTATGAAGTTAATGAAGTTGGAATTCTGAGCCCAGATGAACAGTTAACTCAGAAACT atatgcAGGACAGGTGGGCTATCTGATTGCTGGGATGAAAGATGTCACTGAAGCTCAAATAGGAGATACATTATACTTACATAAACAACCAGTGGAACCCTTGCCTGGGTTTAAATCAGCGAAACCAATGGTTTTTGCAG GAATGTACCCCATCGATCAGTCTGAATATAATAATCTGAAAAGTGCCATAGAAAAACTGACATTAAATGATTCCAGTGTGACAGTACATCGGGATAGTAGCCTTGCCTTGGGTGCTGGTTGGAG gtTGGGATTTCTTGGCCTCCTACATATGGAAGTTTTTAATCAACGATTGGAACAAGAATATAATGCTTCTGTTATTTTGACTACACCTACTGTCCCTTATAAAGCTATTCTTTCATCAGCAAAGTTAATAAAG gaatacagagaaaaggaaattacaatCATCAACCCCTCCCAGTTTCCTGATAAATCAAAAGTAACAGAATATCTGGAGCCAATTGTTTTGGGTACCATTATAACACCGAATGAAtacacaggaaaaataatgacacTTTGCCTG ACTCGAAGGGCAGTTCAAAAAGATATGGTTTTCATTGATCAGAATCGAGTTATGCTTAAATACCTCTTCCCTTTGAATGAGATTGTGGTGGATTTTTATGATTCCTTAAAATCTCTTTCATCTGGATATGCTAG TTTTGATTATGAAGATGCTGGATATCAAACTGCAGACCTTGTAAAAATGGATATTCTATTAAATGGCAATCCTGTAGAAGAGTTGGTAACAATTGCACACAA AGAAAAGGCATATCCTATTGGAAAGACTATATGTGAAAGGCTGAAGGATACAATTCCTAGACAGCTATTTGAAATAGCTATTCAGGCAGCTGTTGGAAGTAAAATCATTGCCAGAGAAAC tGTAAAACCGTACAGGAAAAACGTCTTAGCAAAATGT TATGGTGGAGATATCACTCGAAAAATGAAACTCTTAAAACGACaagcagaaggaaagaaaagaatgagaaaagttgGCAATGTTGAAGTTCCAAAGGATGCTTTTATAAAAGTTCTAAAGAGACAACCTGATAAATGA